A region from the Phaenicophaeus curvirostris isolate KB17595 chromosome 3, BPBGC_Pcur_1.0, whole genome shotgun sequence genome encodes:
- the BPNT2 gene encoding Golgi-resident adenosine 3',5'-bisphosphate 3'-phosphatase, which produces MAPMGIRLSPLGVAVFCLLGLGVLYHLYSGFLAGRFAFFVLSEPAAGAPGGAVDLRELLAVSVLAAARGGEEVRRVREGNVLNAKAKGKTREGADEQLTSGDLLSNRKMFYLLKSAFPAVQINSEERVDTADQETVSWDRSIPEEIKQKIQPKEVPAESVTVWIDPLDATQEYTEDLRQYVTTMVCVAVNGKPVIGVIHKPFSAYTAWAMVDGGSNVKARSSYNEKTPRIIVSRSHAGKVEQVAQQTFGNKTVIIPAGGAGYKVLALLDVADKNQEEADIYIHVTYIKKWDICAGNAVLRALGGHMTTLTGEEISYTGSDGNEGGLIASINMNHKALIEKLPDLEKTSHK; this is translated from the exons ATGGCCCCCATGGGCATCCGCCTCTCGCCGCTCGGCGTGGCCGTGTTCTGCTTGCTGGGGCTCGGCGTCCTCTACCACCTCTACTCCGGCTTCCTGGCCGGCCGCTTCGCCTTCTTCGTGCTGAGCGAGCCGGCGGCCGGCGCGCCCGGCGGCGCCGTGGACCTGCGGGAGCTGCTGGCCGTGTCCGTGctggcggcggcgcggggcggcgaGGAGGTGAGGCGGGTCCGCGAGGGGAACGTCCTCAACgccaaggccaagggcaagacGCGGGAGGGGGCCGACGAGCAGCTCACGAGCGGCGACCTCCTCTCCAACCGCAAGATGTTCTACCTGCTCAAGAGCGCCTTCCCCGCCGTGCAG ATAAACTCTGAAGAACGTGTTGATACAGCTGATCAGGAGACAGTCTCTTGGGATCGCAGTATtcctgaagaaataaaacaaaaaatacagccTAAAGAAGTTCCAGCAGAAAGTGTTACTGTCTGGATTGATCCATTAGATGCTACACAAGAATACACAG AGGATCTTCGACAGTACGTAACAACAATGGTTTGCGTGGCTGTAAATGGTAAACCAGTAATAGGAGTGATACACAAGCCGTTCTCAGCATATACAG CATGGGCAATGGTGGATGGTGGGTCAAATGTAAAAGCTCGTTCCTCCTACAATGAGAAAACTCCAAGGATTATTGTATCCCGCTCCCATGCAGGAAAAGTTGAGCAGGTTGCACAGCAGACATTTGGAAATAAGACTGTGATAATCCCCGCTGGTGGAGCAG GTTATAAAGTGTTGGCTCTCCTTGACGTAGCTGATAAGAATCAAGAAGAAGCTGACATCTATATCCATGTCACCTACATTAAGAAGTGGGACATATGTGCTGGAAATGCAGTGTTGAGAGCATTGGGTGGCCATATGACTACCCTGACCGGTGAAGAAATTAGTTACACTGGCTCAGATGGCAACGAGGGAGGACTTATAGCCAGTATCAACATGAACCATAAAGCACTAATTGAAAAACTTCCAGATCTGGAAAAAACATCACACAAATAA